GTTGAATTTTGGTTTGAGCAAAATGCATTTGTGAATACCAAAGAAATTGGAGAAGAAATAATACGGCCAATACTCatatttggagaagaaaaaaacgAAAGCAAGAGTTGACTGCATCATATAGTGCTTATTCTTTCTCTAAGTAAAAGCTCACCAATTGATAtcccattttttaattattgttatttttaatttattttatgtaatatattttataaaaccAGTTATCTGGTTATTAACTGCGCTAACTGCAACCGGATAGTTAGTGATTGTTAACAGTTAATAATCGTCTTGCTTGTGCGTCCCTAGTGTAtggtagagagagagattcagtgggatattgcaaatttttagaatttggAAGATATTAAAATAAGTCCTGGTAATTTAGAGGGTAAGTAAAAGTTTcccaggaaaaaaataaaataaaataaacacataaaaCTGGAAGCATAACTAGCCGTTAGATCCTTAGAAATAATTCCccccttttcttcttcaatttctgaTAGCAATAATACTCCCAGCATGCCAGCGACATGGAAGGACAATAATAGAAATGAGGACAGTGACGAACATAAACATCTCACGTTTCCTACCAATGAGACTCGTCTCATTTTGCACCTCAGCACCTCAACATTATCATGTTAATTAAagctaccaaaaaaataaatgtaggAATTATTGTGGAcgtatatacaatttttttttttttttttatcacttcAAGTAAACAGAACAGAACTACATAGGAATTATGGTGGACATATACAATCCATCCACTTGCAAAACCGAAAATAAATTCtccaaaaagacaaaacatgaaGGTTTAGATATCAcggaacatgatcctctccagttAGTTATATGTAAAAGATATTTGTCTTTTCACTtattaagaagataaaaatatcatttaaactGGAGAGTATCCTAATTCAGATACCACATGATTTTGTGCATTACAATTTGCTACATCTTTTACAAGGCAACATCTTACTTGCCCATGTAACCTATAATGGAAAATCAAGAAAAGAGTAGATTTTTAGTAGGATAATTTGAAGAATCTTAGGTATTCTAGTCGAGAGATCTAACACAATTTCTAATCATAACTGTAAGGCAACGTAAGAAAGATAAGGATGAAACagaggttactagtttgaatctccttccCCCTTTTCACCCCCTTGtgcaaacatgtcaaaaaaaaaatatgaaaatgaaacTGAATAAAGGTTTAGATACTTTAACGCTGTACACGACTGACctctaaaaatttattgaaaaaactacaaacGCAAAAACAAGGATTACAATTTCTTTGGCAAAAATGACCTATTATTTCCCTATAATACACCCTGTGATTCACCTTCCGTGAAAGTCATCCCATGTACAAAGAAGCTCCAGCTGCTCCACATTGTTGAGCAATGCACTTGTAGAGCATAGGCAAAATCTTGCTTCCTCTGCCTTTTTATGTTGGTGTGAGAAAGCATAAGCATTATAAAATCACTTGTGCTCTTGTTCTCAGCGTACTTTCCATGCTCCTGTGATATTAAGGTAATAAGTATATACCAATTCAACATGGCATATGAccaacatattaactaaatagtATTATGGAAAATTAGCATAAGCATTATAAAAGCCATTTATACCCTAATGTCAAATGACAAACATGATATTTGCTAATGCTTTAATGGtcgtaaggaaaaaaaaaatcagaactcAAAATTTTATGGAACAATAGTAAAGAGACATGCAGAATTGCGATCAATAAATCAGtgtaataaataaaatgtagtgattatatttttcactttaaaataaatgttagCTTGCAAGAGTTCTTGGCGAGTATCTAGCATCCCAGACAATGAGACTGAAAAAATAACAAGATCTTACTTCAAATCAAATTTCACTAGAATCTCGTGCTACCTGTTAATGTGTAGTTGTGGTCCACTTTCAGGAATCCTCCTGTAGCGCCCACATTCATACCACTTCCAACCCAATTGCTGCATTATTTGACCAAAGTTATCAAATGCTATTTGAATGTTATGAGATAACGAGCATTAATGCAGAACAAGAAATACAATGAAACTTAAAATAACAAAGTAATCTCAAATACTACTTTTCCCTGTAATTTGGATTAACAGAAACTACAAAATGCTAGTATTGTAAGCAGCCATACTATGATACTGACACACTCGTGCTCGATGGAAAGGACCTGGTGTGTTCTCTTTAGCAACCTTCATTAGAGCAACGAAAGCACTGACATATTAGTAAGAGTACAAAATACATTATAAAAGTTTCTATCTTCCAAAAAGCAAAGTTTGAAAAACAAACCTTAGTGGGCTGGTACATTTTTGACTGAGATTCCCCATTAGGGTGGGAATCCGATGCTAAGGAGAGCTGTCAATTAAAGCAGGATATTAGTAGGCATGTGAATATGACATGATATTAATCtggacaaaaattaattgacaATACTATAGGCGTAAACCCACTCCAAAGGAAAGTTaagaataaatcacaaaataCCCCAACTTATATCATACCTTACTAAGTAATTCTATTGGTGGCTCAGGAAACTTCTTATCagttaaaaaattgaattcctAGATGAAGGAAGTATAAGCCAAATGTTAAAAGAAGGAATGGCTTTAGAAATACTAAACCAGCAATATAAACAATTGTGCATAAAGGATTTCtaagtaataattaaaatgtCAATAAAGGGCTTCCAAAtgttaataattaaatcacCTTTGTATAAAGAGGACGGGCTTTGACTTTGTTAACTGTTTTGCAGTTCCGCTTTAAAGCATCACCATTTAGACTGCAAGACAATTAACCATGTAAACCATAAGCTTCTAATAAGGATatattgtaaaaaatatatacaaactGTTTGAATGTATGAAGAACCATCACTAGGATAtagaataaataattaagaaggAAAGTGGATAGTTAACTATGTGATTCTTGactaaagaaaaaatgaattgcAGATCTGGGAAGTATTAAGACTGCAAAGAAACCAAAAGCTCAGAAATATGCATAAAGCACCACCGAGAACACCAATGAAGTATATTATTCTTTAAGTACTATATTACAAACATAGCACACTGGAGAGATCTGAAAGTTGCATATTCGGCTTTGAAATGACAGAAGATAAAATTTTAGACATTTTTACCTTTTACTGTCCACAGTTTCACTTTGTGAAACAGAGTTGCATTTAGATATATTCCCTGCCTGCAATAAGGAGATTATTAACTTCTGATATTGGAGAACATATAAACATCTAATGGAAATGATTATCTTTATGACCTACATTACTAGACGCGCGTTGCATAGCCCTTTCTGAGGTCTTCAAGTGAAACACCTAAAAAGCAATTGAATTTTGTCAagatattccaaaaaagcaCCCACTATTCAATGACGCAGGTAACAAACACGTTTACTAATTACTTGAATCTCTTGCAGCTGTGGTATGCTCTTTTTAGGAAGAGGAAATGAAGGTGCCTCAAGAATCTGCAAAGCCCAATATTGTATTAAAAGATCACGTGTTATTGCCTTAAATATATCATCTCAAATATCTTCAAAAATTTATAGTTCCCCCAAAATTCCATATGAATCGTTTATAAGCTGCATGAGAACGAACTTTTCTGTTCAAAGGGCGTGCTTTGAAGCTATAAGCACTTGATTGTGCATGTTGACCCGACTCTGTTTTGATCTTACACCTGCCATTCGGAACATCGAACATGTCATCAGCGCATTAGGCAGATTTTGGTATTTCAACCTCGAGATGTTTAAATGGACAAtcataatttgagaaaaatgcAATACCTATCTCTTTGTGCCCTACGTGCTGTTGCCAGATTAGGTTCTCTAGGAATGGTAACTTCAGGTCTACTACGCACAACAGAGTTTACATCAACAGTTTCAACCTGCAATAACAACTCAAAATCAATTGGTTAATGTACAGAAGATATagaaaacattaacaaaacTAGCCTATACTAAAGAAACACATTATGTATAAATGTAATTACGATGTCTTAAACAACACATGGTTAGTAGAGGGCAATTGTGATCTAAGTATGGGCATATACTCACTGACAGATGCAGCGTACCTTATTAGGTAACCTGTGTAGCAAAAGAGATTGATGCTTCAGGTGAGCAACCTGCTTTGCAAAATTAAGAAATGCTCTTAGAAATAACGTATGAGAGATTGATGCTAACGATTAAATACTGTATATAACAGGATTCAAATAATATTCTAGAAGTTTAGCAAGCTGAAAACTTCCAGGGAGGCAAAATTTCcgacaaacaaaaaatataagagGTACAATCAGAAAAAAGCTAAGAATTCCagataaatattaaaagaacaagaagatgCTATATATGTTGTATAACTAATAGAATGGAtgtaagaaagaaaaggaaaatgtgaaaaattaaCAGAAGCATTGTGGTAGCTACAAAGTAGTCTTACCAGTCCTAGCATGTTCCAGGAAGTAATGCAGAGAATCCCAATTCTTAAATTCTTACCAGTCTAGTATTTCCTTCACTATGTCTAAAGTAAGTCTCAATATTCATTTGAAACAGATCATTACatgtttggtttgaaaaatgaccCACTTCTATGAAGTGAATGACGTACAAATATCTCAAGCTCGATCAGGATTGAATTAACAGTATATCACTAAGATATATTTCTAATATCgattttgaaaacaaataatatttaatttattttttctggcCTGGAACAGAGATATCTAATGTTAGAGTAAACCTTCAGTTTAAAGACGTAGTTTATATACACAAGTGATCCAGATCTCATGAATATAACGATTATAAACAGATGAAAGACATCGAAAAAGCAAATTAACAAACTTTACTGCACCTTCTTTAAGTAACCAGTCtccaacttttgtcttttggTAGCTTGGCAGTCAATTACATAAGCACTCCGTGAACTGCTTTCATCAATGTTCTCTAACTTATTCTGAAACCTATATGGTAAAGGCCAAAAGAAATAAAGGCAATAATAGAAggagataataataaaatttttatttccaaacaaaaattcCAAATATTAGAAGTGCTCAAAccataaggaaaagaaaaatgctttgaCATCTTTTATAACATTGAATAAACACAGCTCGACTCTCATTTATCAATCTATGGTAGAAAACCCAACAGGGAAACAATGGCAGctagtgaaaaagaaaagaaaagtggagAATAGGTATAGACAGGCCACTGTCGCCAATCAGAAAGGTAGATAAGAAATAACAAACACCTTCTCAAGAATCGCGTGGAATGAATTTCTTGAGGTTTATTCTGCTTGGCCAAATGACTTGCTGTTGGTTTCATTAAAGTTGAACTCCTTGTTAATGTTGACTTCACTGGGGACTTTGTTTTAGCTTTTGGACTAGCTTGAGCCATCTGATTATAATATCCTGGAGATATATGAGTCTGTAATTAGTTGCACAACAAGAAGAAACATACAGAAGAACAATAAGAAACACTAAAAAGTTTGTTAAGGCAAATGTTTAATGAAGGGTAGGTAACTTTGTTCTTTACAAAGGATCAAGGAACTTGAATGCCATGATTCTTGATGCAGAGACACCATATTTCTGTTGGTAAATTGTAGCTTGTGATTGTAGTTCAGAATTTCAGAACCGTATAAAGCATGAAAATGCGCAAAAGTTTCTCAAACATAGCaaatgattaaagaaaaaatatactAACACCATCATTGAGCCATTTATAATGATAAGTACAGGAAATAAAAAGTTGCATGAAACCATGAGGCTAACTGGCTACACAAAAAGCTGAAGAAATCAGTGAAAATGGTACCTTTGTTGGAATCATCTGTTGCAGAAACTTCAGAACCCATGCAGCTGTCAGAGTAATTCCCAATGGAATCCATGTTTCCATCATTTCTGGGTTTAGCATAGGTGCTCGTATTTTCTACAGGAACGTCTTTTGGCCACTTGAACTTTAGGACGAAAGCTAGAAATTAATCAttacaaagaaataaaattaaaaagcaatAGTAGTGGGCGCattttttgctctgttttgttAATGTGATTGtgaatattttgctttttgggttgtttgttaatatttttgttttgaaaacagaaaataagaaagaaaggggaaagaaaatttgaacaaaCAGAGCCATGTTCAGATACCATAACttcgtaaaaaaataaaaaataaaaaagacaaaagaaaagtgACATGTGaacaaatatcaatatatatatatatatcaaaacaccATAGtaccaaatatttaaaattaaaaaaaccaacGCAACCTCATGACTTGTAAGCAATATAATCATATCTATGAATCAAACTTTGATTTGAGCTGTGGAAATGCTTACGCGAAGGCGGATAACTTTGTGCTGATTCGAACCAGCGCTCGGCTTCTCCGGCCTCCAGATCCGTCTCCGGCCAAGTGAAATCGTAGGAGCGAGGCGCATCGAACTCGTAATCAAAATCGATTTCTTCAGCCACAAACGGCTCCACAACAAATTCCTCCATGTCGTCGTCCATTTTTCTCTATCGCTCTCGCTTCAATTCCACAGTATCAGAACCACGTTTCAGGCAAAGAGCCCAAGGAACGCCATTGATATCGTAAAaatcttaaattattattattataattatttaaatattttccttctccgtcttttcttttcctttcttgtttcTAGGTAACTTTCACgggaaaatgagaaagaaagaagaaagctcTTTGTTTCACTGCTTCAGAAAAATGAACCAAACAAACGTCATTGACTTTccctcactttctctctctttctcagcGAACGAGAGAGAAAGTTCCGGTCATTCCCttcaaacctccatcaaccactcaatctccctctctctccttAATTTTCCCGGCAAATCTCTCTGTCTCGGGATATATTTTCCGGGAATCatatagagagaaagagagaggaattTGGGAATTCTGTGATGTGGTAAAACCCTAAAAGTCTTGTgaggaaaaaaattgaatcgGAGCGAGCGGCGAGAATTTCGGTATGTGCCAAGGAGGCTTTGGaggagagagcgagagaggaaGAGGGCGGAGCGGACTTTTATAGCGCCCAATTTTGAGAAGGGCCCGAATTTTTGAACTGGTGGGGTCTCCCTTCCGAGACCGTCCGATGGAGTAGACGGGTGGATGACGATCCCAATTTGTATGACGATTATGTCCTCGGCTCTTGTGCTTATCTGCAAATATTATTGCATGAAtggataaaattattttaaatatcaatcttttttctttctatatgaTATAATTCTAgtaaatatttatttgataaagtTGACGTAACACTCTCAACTaattttttgattaattctctttaaataaaaaaaattttaattaatttagagtgTCATGTCAATATTGTTagacaattataaaataaaaattataatatctaactttacttatgaaaaaattcaacaaatttatttatgcaATTATCATTTTGAATATAT
This window of the Corylus avellana chromosome ca5, CavTom2PMs-1.0 genome carries:
- the LOC132182470 gene encoding protein TPX2-like isoform X1 codes for the protein MDDDMEEFVVEPFVAEEIDFDYEFDAPRSYDFTWPETDLEAGEAERWFESAQSYPPSPFVLKFKWPKDVPVENTSTYAKPRNDGNMDSIGNYSDSCMGSEVSATDDSNKGYYNQMAQASPKAKTKSPVKSTLTRSSTLMKPTASHLAKQNKPQEIHSTRFLRRFQNKLENIDESSSRSAYVIDCQATKRQKLETGYLKKVAHLKHQSLLLHRLPNKVETVDVNSVVRSRPEVTIPREPNLATARRAQRDRCKIKTESGQHAQSSAYSFKARPLNRKILEAPSFPLPKKSIPQLQEIQVFHLKTSERAMQRASSNAGNISKCNSVSQSETVDSKSLNGDALKRNCKTVNKVKARPLYTKEFNFLTDKKFPEPPIELLSKLSLASDSHPNGESQSKMYQPTKVAKENTPGPFHRARVCQYHTIGLEVV
- the LOC132182470 gene encoding protein TPX2-like isoform X2, which gives rise to MDDDMEEFVVEPFVAEEIDFDYEFDAPRSYDFTWPETDLEAGEAERWFESAQSYPPSPFVLKFKWPKDVPVENTSTYAKPRNDGNMDSIGNYSDSCMGSEVSATDDSNKGYYNQMAQASPKAKTKSPVKSTLTRSSTLMKPTASHLAKQNKPQEIHSTRFLRRFQNKLENIDESSSRSAYVIDCQATKRQKLETGYLKKVAHLKHQSLLLHRLPNKVETVDVNSVVRSRPEVTIPREPNLATARRAQRDRCKIKTESGQHAQSSAYSFKARPLNRKILEAPSFPLPKKSIPQLQEIQVFHLKTSERAMQRASSNAGNISKCNSVSQSETVDSKSLNGDALKRNCKTVNKVKARPLYTKEFNFLTDKKFPEPPIELLSKLSLASDSHPNGESQSKMYQPTKVAKENTPGPFHRARVSIGLEVV